One region of Rhodobacteraceae bacterium LMO-JJ12 genomic DNA includes:
- the gspK gene encoding type II secretion system minor pseudopilin GspK: protein MIRRPTSSRGFVLVNALVLVAALAAVVVVLLQHSEGLRLRLMATQQAAQIEQYLDAFDALALHLLAGDVGGGADHLGESWALELPPVTLDRGEVTGEIHDLQGRFNLNWLANPEDTAASAAFDVLLTRLGLPVTQGDAIRAFLRPGGPQDKSAYAALEPAINPVGGAVLMPAQLRQMPGIRPAHYVRLARHVAALPGDTLLNVNTATPEVLAAMLPAARPALAGFLVQERQHTPFISREDIGERLLARFGELALDGVDLERFQAGSSWFGLTSSARFGSETAANGAPDSATARASRQAVIRRLGPPVGPQLVWHLDFRE from the coding sequence ATGATTCGGCGCCCGACCTCCTCCCGGGGCTTCGTTCTGGTCAATGCGCTGGTGCTGGTCGCGGCTCTGGCCGCCGTGGTGGTGGTCTTGCTGCAACACTCCGAAGGGTTGCGGCTGCGGCTGATGGCGACACAACAGGCCGCGCAGATCGAACAATATCTCGATGCCTTCGATGCGCTGGCGCTGCATCTGCTGGCTGGCGATGTCGGCGGCGGCGCGGATCACCTTGGCGAAAGCTGGGCGCTGGAGCTGCCCCCGGTGACGCTTGATCGCGGCGAAGTCACCGGCGAAATCCACGATCTGCAAGGCCGGTTCAATCTCAACTGGCTGGCCAATCCCGAAGACACCGCGGCCTCTGCCGCCTTCGATGTGCTGCTGACGCGGCTCGGGCTGCCCGTGACCCAGGGTGATGCGATCCGCGCCTTTCTGCGTCCCGGCGGGCCACAGGACAAATCCGCCTATGCCGCCCTGGAACCGGCCATCAATCCGGTCGGCGGCGCGGTGCTGATGCCCGCACAACTACGCCAGATGCCGGGGATCCGCCCGGCCCACTATGTCCGCCTTGCCCGCCATGTCGCCGCGCTGCCCGGCGACACCTTGCTCAACGTCAACACCGCCACGCCCGAAGTGCTGGCCGCGATGTTGCCCGCCGCGCGCCCGGCGCTGGCCGGGTTTCTGGTGCAGGAGCGCCAGCACACGCCTTTCATCTCGCGCGAGGATATCGGTGAACGCTTGCTGGCCCGGTTTGGCGAGCTGGCCCTCGATGGCGTCGACCTTGAACGCTTCCAAGCCGGCTCGTCCTGGTTCGGTCTGACAAGCAGCGCCCGGTTTGGCTCTGAAACCGCCGCGAACGGCGCGCCAGACAGCGCCACGGCCCGCGCCTCCCGGCAGGCGGTGATCCGGCGGCTGGGGCCACCCGTCGGGCCACAGCTGGTCTGGCATCTGGATTTCCGCGAGTGA
- the gspG gene encoding type II secretion system major pseudopilin GspG, which produces MVFAARPSQDTRDAGFSLLELMVVVVILSILALVIVPRVIDRPDQARAARAQSDIAAISSAIKLYRLDNFRYPTTEQGLAALVNKPTTDPVPKNWATGGYMERLPIDPWGQPYQYLLPGVHGEFDVFSYGADGVSGGSGANADIGSWGPS; this is translated from the coding sequence ATGGTTTTCGCCGCCCGCCCATCCCAAGACACCCGCGATGCCGGGTTTTCGCTCCTCGAACTGATGGTTGTGGTGGTGATCCTGTCGATCCTGGCGCTGGTGATCGTGCCGCGCGTCATCGACCGCCCCGACCAGGCCCGCGCCGCGCGCGCCCAATCCGACATCGCCGCCATCTCCAGCGCCATCAAGCTCTACCGGCTCGACAATTTCCGCTACCCCACCACCGAACAGGGGCTGGCCGCGTTGGTCAACAAACCGACCACCGATCCGGTGCCGAAAAACTGGGCCACGGGCGGCTATATGGAGCGCTTGCCAATCGACCCCTGGGGCCAGCCCTATCAATATCTCCTGCCCGGCGTGCACGGCGAATTCGATGTTTTCAGCTATGGCGCCGACGGGGTTTCAGGGGGCAGCGGCGCAAATGCGGATATCGGATCATGGGGCCCATCCTGA
- a CDS encoding GspH/FimT family pseudopilin, with translation MGPILTLSFWPPFWPRPCRPDHQPGRHTATAPDDGFSLIELVVVIAVMAVLSVGAVLATGARPGPGDAQRFQLAFEQARDLAVLSGRTSGLAVTPAGLQRALPDQDGWQTVGQVQRWRSRPTLTVPDRLDTRSRAPQLIFLPDGRSSAFALVFRGGARCESDGWTGLICTSG, from the coding sequence ATGGGGCCCATCCTGACCCTTTCTTTCTGGCCCCCTTTCTGGCCCCGGCCTTGTCGCCCTGACCACCAGCCGGGCAGACATACGGCCACGGCCCCCGACGACGGGTTTTCCCTGATCGAGCTTGTGGTGGTCATCGCCGTGATGGCAGTGCTCAGCGTCGGCGCCGTCCTTGCCACCGGCGCGCGCCCCGGACCCGGCGATGCCCAACGCTTCCAACTGGCCTTTGAGCAGGCCCGCGATCTGGCGGTGCTGAGCGGGCGCACCAGCGGGCTCGCGGTGACGCCTGCGGGCCTGCAACGCGCGCTGCCGGATCAGGACGGCTGGCAGACGGTCGGCCAGGTTCAGCGCTGGCGCTCCCGCCCGACACTGACGGTTCCCGACCGGCTCGATACACGATCGCGCGCGCCACAGCTGATCTTCTTGCCCGATGGCCGCTCCAGCGCCTTTGCGCTGGTGTTTCGCGGCGGCGCGCGCTGCGAAAGCGATGGCTGGACGGGGCTGATATGCACCAGCGGATGA
- a CDS encoding prepilin-type N-terminal cleavage/methylation domain-containing protein produces the protein MTLSRHHTGRQSGLTLIELVVVMAVFALVAVMGVQALSAMLIQRDTLSARAQNERDLLYATGLLRRDLGQALPLLFFPPDEAPPRSALAERTNAGAGFSLSTAVPRPNGQPPGLGRVAWWVDPDSAQLMRQGWPTLWPVSADQAGPAVVVLDGVDGLELRSYWSGVGWINGLRLDTQDSSPPEAANSDGDQLAAAPESYSDQLPLAIELHLKTRASGDLLLVEVLP, from the coding sequence ATGACCCTATCCAGACACCACACCGGCCGACAATCCGGCCTGACCCTGATCGAGCTGGTGGTGGTCATGGCGGTGTTCGCGCTGGTGGCCGTCATGGGGGTACAGGCCCTCTCGGCCATGCTGATCCAGCGCGACACCCTTAGCGCGCGGGCGCAAAACGAACGTGACCTGCTCTATGCCACCGGCCTTTTGCGCCGCGATCTGGGTCAGGCGCTGCCGCTCTTGTTTTTCCCCCCTGACGAGGCCCCGCCACGCTCCGCGCTGGCCGAGCGCACCAACGCGGGGGCCGGGTTTTCGCTCTCCACCGCGGTGCCGCGCCCGAATGGCCAGCCGCCGGGGCTGGGGCGGGTGGCCTGGTGGGTCGATCCCGACAGCGCACAGCTGATGCGACAGGGTTGGCCGACGCTCTGGCCGGTATCGGCGGATCAGGCCGGGCCCGCGGTTGTGGTGCTCGACGGGGTCGATGGGCTGGAACTGCGCAGCTACTGGAGCGGCGTCGGCTGGATCAACGGGCTGCGTCTGGACACGCAGGATTCCTCCCCCCCCGAGGCAGCCAACAGCGATGGCGATCAACTCGCCGCCGCGCCCGAATCCTATTCCGATCAGTTGCCGCTGGCGATCGAGCTGCACCTGAAAACCCGTGCCTCCGGCGATCTGCTGCTGGTCGAGGTGCTGCCATGA
- a CDS encoding type II secretion system protein M, whose product MSLIDTLARRSPRERVLLGLLAGIVLPLALGLGVLLPLHQARQAAERALTEAQVLNAWVATRAGESAAIAPATREPRAVVAAPIGLAALEQSLTLAQLRGSISRLEARETGGIALSFDAVRFVDLMAWLEAQDPDWGYVITSAQIEPGRAPSLADVALELSGATAED is encoded by the coding sequence ATGAGCCTGATTGACACCTTGGCCCGCCGCAGCCCGCGCGAACGTGTATTGCTCGGCCTGCTGGCCGGAATCGTGCTGCCGCTGGCGTTGGGGCTAGGGGTCTTGTTGCCCTTGCATCAGGCCCGGCAAGCCGCCGAACGCGCCCTGACCGAGGCCCAGGTACTGAATGCCTGGGTGGCGACGCGCGCCGGTGAAAGCGCCGCCATTGCCCCCGCCACAAGAGAGCCGCGCGCGGTGGTGGCCGCGCCGATCGGGCTGGCGGCGCTGGAACAGAGCCTGACATTGGCCCAATTGCGCGGCTCGATCAGCCGACTGGAAGCCCGCGAAACGGGCGGCATTGCCCTGAGCTTTGACGCTGTGCGGTTCGTCGATCTGATGGCCTGGCTCGAAGCGCAGGATCCGGATTGGGGCTATGTGATCACCTCGGCCCAGATCGAACCGGGGCGCGCGCCGTCACTGGCAGATGTGGCGCTGGAATTGTCCGGGGCGACCGCAGAGGACTAA
- a CDS encoding A24 family peptidase produces the protein MARPITGNMQPLSPLGLLLLISAPAFGSFLAVLADRLPRGQSLVGRSACRSCGAPLAARDLVPGLSFLINAGRCRRCGAAIPPWLLYMEIAATGLAVIALVGTRDAGLAWLVAGFLWCLLALIVCDLRSLRLPDLLTGALFVLALALSARIGMAGLGEALIGALVGAGAFWAIRAAYQILRGREGLGLGDVKLMAGLGAALGPLDLPLMVLLASLASLAAALTGIITTGQRPAATTPLPFGAALAAAGGLLWVARHLPL, from the coding sequence GTGGCGCGCCCTATCACCGGCAATATGCAACCGCTCTCGCCCCTTGGTCTTCTGCTGCTGATCTCGGCCCCGGCCTTTGGCTCGTTCCTGGCGGTGCTGGCCGACCGGCTGCCGCGCGGGCAAAGCCTTGTCGGGCGTTCGGCCTGCCGCAGTTGCGGCGCGCCGCTGGCCGCGCGTGATCTGGTGCCGGGGCTGTCGTTTCTCATCAATGCGGGGCGCTGTCGCCGGTGCGGCGCGGCGATCCCGCCCTGGCTGCTTTACATGGAGATTGCCGCCACCGGGCTGGCCGTGATCGCGCTGGTGGGCACGCGCGATGCCGGGCTGGCCTGGCTGGTGGCGGGGTTCTTGTGGTGCCTGTTGGCGCTGATCGTCTGTGATCTGCGCAGCCTGCGCCTGCCCGATCTGCTGACCGGGGCGCTGTTCGTGCTGGCGCTGGCGCTGAGCGCGCGGATCGGTATGGCGGGGCTGGGGGAGGCGCTGATCGGGGCGCTGGTGGGGGCCGGGGCCTTCTGGGCAATCCGCGCCGCCTATCAGATCCTGCGCGGGCGCGAGGGGCTGGGGCTGGGCGATGTCAAGCTGATGGCCGGGCTGGGCGCTGCACTTGGCCCGCTCGATCTGCCGCTGATGGTGCTGTTGGCCAGCCTGGCCAGTCTGGCCGCGGCGCTGACCGGCATCATCACCACGGGGCAGCGGCCTGCCGCCACCACCCCCCTGCCCTTCGGTGCCGCGCTGGCGGCGGCGGGCGGGCTTTTGTGGGTGGCGCGCCATCTGCCGCTCTGA
- a CDS encoding type II secretion system protein GspI codes for MTLLELAVAVLVLSIGTLAAVRGTDQARLEIGAAPDRALAGIVAHNRAAELRLHGPFHPLPEQVEMAGRRFAITQTRTTTASGLIQVEIAVRPSGQTGGAGALLVSHLPPRPGPGG; via the coding sequence ATGACCCTGCTGGAACTGGCGGTGGCGGTGCTGGTCCTGTCGATCGGCACGCTGGCGGCGGTGCGCGGCACCGATCAGGCCCGCCTCGAGATCGGGGCGGCGCCGGATCGTGCCCTGGCCGGGATCGTCGCGCACAACCGCGCCGCCGAGTTGCGCCTTCATGGCCCGTTCCACCCGCTGCCCGAACAGGTCGAAATGGCCGGGCGGCGCTTTGCCATAACCCAGACCCGCACAACCACCGCCAGCGGCCTCATCCAGGTCGAAATCGCCGTGCGCCCGAGCGGGCAAACCGGCGGCGCAGGCGCGCTTCTGGTCAGCCACCTGCCGCCAAGACCGGGGCCGGGCGGATGA
- the gspL gene encoding type II secretion system protein GspL produces MRRPQTRTAAATPVAKDQKSVPMTAQTADFIRLDAPSAGASEARRAATPSARQVALVPGALVPILTLDLPKGLRGETREQVARRQLGDLIGQGVEAVEMRPFYGSGDKEAWTRALVVGRADMERWRGLAGQACRAVLPDYLALPAGENVWTVSATKTGIMARLGPEDGFSAPRPAALAQITRALAETAQKPHSFLRLGDDPLPEIEALAEAHGIPVLSDIAQADARVLAHGELAFDLRRNPQAARTRLRARLLPWRWPAIAALIAAGIWAATQMVAIDRLTRHRADLTRATTLLVREHFVPTGPILDIRTQVARALADRQAATNGGNTNPDKAGFLDVFGRAAPVLAREGATIDLVRHNSAQGLRVQLVLTDFAALDRLVAALQAAGLTVLVAQSRAGDSGAEAELRISGGTL; encoded by the coding sequence ATGAGACGACCCCAGACCCGAACCGCCGCCGCCACACCAGTGGCCAAAGACCAGAAAAGCGTGCCCATGACCGCCCAGACGGCAGACTTCATCCGGCTTGACGCCCCCTCCGCAGGGGCATCCGAAGCCCGGCGCGCCGCGACGCCCTCGGCCCGTCAGGTGGCGCTTGTGCCCGGGGCTCTGGTGCCGATCCTGACGCTTGATCTGCCCAAGGGTCTGCGCGGCGAAACCCGCGAACAAGTGGCCCGCCGGCAGCTTGGGGATTTGATCGGGCAGGGGGTGGAAGCCGTTGAAATGCGGCCCTTTTATGGGTCGGGCGACAAGGAGGCCTGGACCCGGGCCCTGGTTGTGGGGCGCGCGGATATGGAGCGGTGGCGGGGGTTGGCCGGACAGGCCTGTCGCGCGGTTCTGCCGGATTATCTGGCGCTGCCTGCGGGCGAAAATGTCTGGACCGTGAGCGCGACAAAGACCGGTATCATGGCCCGGCTTGGGCCTGAGGACGGCTTCTCTGCGCCGCGCCCGGCGGCTCTGGCCCAGATCACACGGGCGCTGGCCGAAACGGCGCAAAAACCGCACAGCTTCCTGCGGCTCGGCGATGATCCCCTGCCCGAAATCGAGGCCCTGGCCGAGGCCCACGGCATTCCTGTGCTGAGCGATATCGCGCAGGCCGACGCCCGGGTGCTGGCGCATGGCGAACTTGCCTTCGATCTGCGCCGCAACCCCCAGGCCGCCCGCACCCGCCTGCGCGCCCGCCTCCTCCCCTGGCGCTGGCCCGCCATCGCCGCCCTGATTGCCGCCGGCATCTGGGCCGCCACCCAGATGGTTGCCATAGATCGCCTGACCCGCCATCGCGCGGACCTCACCCGCGCAACGACGCTGCTGGTCCGCGAGCATTTCGTCCCGACCGGTCCGATTCTGGACATCCGCACCCAGGTGGCGCGCGCACTGGCAGACCGGCAGGCGGCAACAAATGGCGGCAACACCAACCCGGACAAGGCTGGATTTCTTGACGTATTCGGCCGTGCGGCGCCGGTTCTCGCGCGCGAAGGAGCAACGATTGATCTGGTCCGCCACAACAGCGCCCAAGGGCTGCGGGTACAACTGGTATTGACTGATTTCGCCGCACTCGACCGGCTGGTGGCGGCGTTGCAGGCTGCGGGGCTTACGGTCCTGGTGGCACAATCGCGTGCCGGGGACAGCGGCGCCGAAGCAGAGCTACGCATCTCCGGAGGCACCTTATGA